Proteins co-encoded in one Coregonus clupeaformis isolate EN_2021a chromosome 5, ASM2061545v1, whole genome shotgun sequence genomic window:
- the prx gene encoding uncharacterized protein prx isoform X2 — protein sequence MCECLRGIFRVTWTPSSNADSDRELEESHVFTQAREPAVKDKRRSPPSDRPPTAPHTNPHHSASPEDQESPERVVQKEKLHAELKQVLSLKRSHLKETSHLAQAEMDSSTEAQAVEETASEVVEVVVETEAEAGASGYSVTGGGERGIFIKDVLKDSTAAKHLSLQQGNWMGKLELHEYKAMRHS from the exons ATGTGTGAGTGTCTGCGTGGGATATTCAGAGTCACCTGGACACCCTCTTCCAATGCAG ACTCTGACAGAGAATTGGAAGAAAGTCATGTATTTACCCAGGCCAGAGAACCAGCC GTGAAAGACAAAAGGCGTTCTCCCCCTTCAGACAGGCCTCCCACTGCCCCCCACACCAACCCTCACCACAGTGCCTCCCCAGAGGACCAGGAGAGCCCAGAGAGAGTG GTTCAGAAAGAGAAACTACATGCAGAGCTGAAGCAGGTGCTGAGTCTGAAGAGAAGCCACCTGAAAGAGACCTCTCATTTGGCCCAAGCAGAGATGGATTCCTCAACAGAGGCCCAAGCAGTG GAGGAAACTGCATCTGAGgtggtggaggttgtggtggaGACAGAGGCTGAGGCTGGAGCCAGCGGCTACAGTGTCACAGGTGGAGGGGAGCGAGGCATCTTCATTAAGGACGTCCTTAAAGACTCCACTGCAGCAAAGCATCTTAGCCTCCAGCAAGGTAACTGGATGGGGAAATTAGAGTTGCATGAATATAAAGCTATGAGACACAGCTGA